One genomic segment of Entelurus aequoreus isolate RoL-2023_Sb linkage group LG25, RoL_Eaeq_v1.1, whole genome shotgun sequence includes these proteins:
- the LOC133642621 gene encoding transcription factor Sox-9-A-like, translating to MNLLDPYLKMTEEQDKCLSDAPSPSMSEDSAGSPCPSGSGSDTENTRPSDNHLLHGADYKKEGDEEKFPVCIRDAVSQVLKGYDWTLVPMPVRVNGSSKSKPHVKRPMNAFMVWAQAARRKLADQYPHLHNAELSKTLGKLWRLLNEGEKRPFVEEAERLRVQHKKDHPDYKYQPRRRKSVKNGQMEPEDGEQTHISPNAIFKALQQADSPASSLGEMHSPGEHSGQSQGPPTPPTTPKTDLPSAKSDLKREGRPAQEGSSRQLNIDFGAVDIGELSSEVISNMGSFDVDEFDQYLPPHSHAAAAAAAAAGQGGYASSAQGGYASSVGQGGNVGPWMSKQQHSLSTLDAQQRGSAQIKTEQLSPSHYSEQQGSPQHVAYGSFSLQHYSAAAYPPRAQYDYPDQQGGASYYAAGQGSGLYSPFSYMSPSQRPMYTPIADTAGVPSVPQTSSPQHWEQQPIYTQLSRP from the exons ATGAATCTCCTCGACCCGTACCTGAAGATGACCGAAGAACAGGACAAGTGTCTCTCCGACGCGCCCAGTCCGAGCATGTCCGAGGACTCCGCCGGCTCGCCCTGCCCCTCCGGCTCCGGGTCGGACACGGAGAACACCCGGCCCTCCGACAACCACCTCCTGCACGGCGCGGACTACAAGAAGGAGGGCGACGAGGAGAAGTTCCCGGTGTGCATCCGCGACGCCGTGTCCCAGGTGCTGAAGGGCTACGACTGGACTCTGGTGCCCATGCCGGTGCGCGTAAACGGCTCCAGTAAGAGCAAACCGCACGTCAAGAGACCCATGAACGCCTTCATGGTTTGGGCTCAGGCTGCACGCCGGAAGCTGGCGGACCAGTACCCGCACCTGCACAACGCGGAGCTCAGCAAAACTTTGGGCAAACTTTGGAG GCTGCTCAATGAGGGCGAGAAGCGTCCCTTCGTGGAGGAGGCGGAGCGCCTCAGGGTGCAGCACAAGAAGGACCACCCGGACTACAAGTACCAGCCCCGGCGGAGGAAGTCCGTCAAGAACGGGCAGATGGAGCCCGAGGACGGCGAGCAGACTCACATCTCGCCCAACGCCATCTTCAAGGCGCTGCAGCAGGCGGACTCTCCTGCCTCCAGCCTGGGCGAGATGCATTCTCCAGGAGAGCATTCAG GTCAGTCCCAGGGTCCGCCGACGCCCCCGACCACCCCTAAGACGGACCTCCCCTCCGCCAAGTCCGACCTGAAGCGCGAGGGCCGCCCGGCTCAGGAGGGCTCCAGCCGCCAGCTCAACATCGACTTCGGCGCCGTGGACATCGGCGAGCTGAGCAGCGAGGTCATCTCCAACATGGGCAGCTTCGACGTGGACGAGTTCGACCAGTACCTGCCGCCGCACAGccacgccgccgccgccgctgctGCTGCCGCCGGCCAAGGTGGTTACGCCTCCTCCGCCCAAGGGGGCTACGCCTCCTCCGTCGGCCAGGGCGGCAACGTGGGGCCATGGATGTCCAAGCAGCAGCACTCCCTCAGCACCCTGGACGCTCAACAGCGGGGCTCGGCGCAGATCAAGACGGAGCAGCTGAGCCCGAGCCACTACAGCGAGCAGCAGGGCTCGCCGCAGCACGTGGCCTACGGCTCCTTCAGCCTGCAGCACTACAGCGCCGCCGCCTACCCCCCCAGGGCGCAGTATGACTATCCCGACCAGCAGGGCGGCGCCTCCTACTACGCCGCCGGCCAAGGCTCTGGCCTCTACTCCCCGTTCAGCTACATGAGCCCCAGCCAGAGGCCCATGTACACCCCCATCGCCGACACCGCGGGGGTCCCGTCCGTGCCTCAGACCAGCAGTCCTCAGCACTGGGAGCAGCAGCCCATTTACACCCAACTCTCCCGGCCATGA